Proteins encoded within one genomic window of Sinorhizobium sp. B11:
- a CDS encoding type II toxin-antitoxin system VapC family toxin — MIVLDTNIISELLLPVPQPAVVDWLADQSPTAIFTTAVTEAEILYGLRLLPDGRRRRELESAILPIFTQDLAGRVLPFAREADVYGTIKPERRKAGRPISQFDAQIASITISRGAALATRNVADFGGVGLVIINPWQ; from the coding sequence ATGATTGTCCTCGACACCAACATTATATCTGAACTGCTGTTGCCGGTTCCGCAGCCCGCAGTTGTCGACTGGCTCGCGGATCAGTCTCCCACTGCCATTTTCACGACGGCCGTTACCGAAGCGGAGATCCTATATGGGCTACGCTTGCTCCCAGACGGTCGTCGCCGACGAGAACTTGAGTCGGCAATCCTGCCGATCTTTACCCAAGATCTCGCCGGTCGTGTGCTGCCGTTCGCTCGGGAAGCCGACGTCTACGGTACAATTAAACCGGAACGACGCAAGGCAGGTCGCCCGATCAGTCAATTCGATGCGCAGATTGCGTCCATCACGATTTCCCGCGGCGCCGCGCTGGCAACTCGCAACGTTGCCGACTTCGGGGGCGTCGGCTTGGTGATCATAAACCCATGGCAGTAA
- a CDS encoding glutathione-dependent formaldehyde dehydrogenase yields the protein MKALTWHGKHDIRCESVPDPVIEDGRDAIIKVTACAICGSDLHLYNGVMPDMHSGDVMGHETMGEVVEVGKDNSKLKVGDRVVVPFTISCGECFFCKRGFFSGCERSNPNPEKVTKMWGNSPAGLFGYTHLLGGFSGGQAEYLRVPYADVGPIKVPDGLTDEQVLFLSDIFPTGYMAADFCDIQPGDTIAIWGCGPVGQMAIKSAFILGAERVIAIDSVPERLALAQKSGAMTLDYLEEDIYDRIMELTRGRGADACIDAVGTESDPSASWDARLDRIKVATFMGTDRPHVLRQAIHCCRNFGTVSIVGVYGGFLDKIPMGSAINRGLTFKMAQTPVQRYLPLLMERVQKGEIDPSFIITHTGGLEDGPELYKTFLEKKDGCVKVVLKP from the coding sequence ATGAAAGCTTTGACCTGGCACGGCAAGCACGACATTCGCTGCGAAAGCGTTCCCGATCCGGTCATCGAGGATGGCCGCGACGCAATTATCAAGGTGACCGCCTGCGCGATCTGCGGATCGGATCTGCATCTCTACAACGGGGTGATGCCCGACATGCATAGCGGCGACGTCATGGGTCACGAGACCATGGGCGAGGTGGTCGAGGTCGGCAAGGACAATAGCAAGCTGAAGGTGGGTGACCGCGTCGTCGTGCCCTTCACCATTTCCTGCGGCGAATGCTTCTTTTGCAAGCGCGGCTTCTTTTCCGGCTGCGAGCGGTCCAACCCGAACCCGGAGAAAGTCACCAAGATGTGGGGCAACTCGCCGGCCGGCCTGTTCGGCTATACCCATCTGCTTGGCGGGTTCAGCGGCGGGCAGGCTGAATACCTGCGGGTGCCTTATGCCGATGTCGGCCCGATCAAGGTGCCGGACGGCCTGACCGACGAGCAAGTGCTGTTCCTGTCGGATATTTTTCCAACCGGCTATATGGCGGCCGATTTCTGCGACATTCAGCCGGGTGATACGATCGCGATCTGGGGTTGCGGGCCGGTGGGCCAGATGGCAATCAAGTCCGCGTTCATCCTCGGAGCCGAGCGTGTCATTGCAATCGACAGCGTGCCGGAGCGGCTGGCGCTTGCCCAAAAGTCCGGCGCCATGACGCTCGATTATCTCGAGGAAGATATCTATGACCGCATCATGGAGCTGACACGCGGTCGCGGCGCCGATGCCTGTATCGATGCGGTTGGCACCGAGTCCGATCCCTCCGCAAGCTGGGATGCCCGACTGGACCGGATCAAGGTGGCAACCTTCATGGGCACCGATCGGCCCCATGTGCTGCGCCAGGCGATCCATTGCTGCCGCAACTTCGGCACGGTATCGATCGTCGGTGTTTATGGCGGGTTCCTCGACAAGATCCCGATGGGATCGGCAATCAACCGCGGCCTGACCTTCAAAATGGCCCAGACCCCTGTCCAGCGCTACTTGCCGCTCCTGATGGAGCGGGTCCAGAAGGGCGAGATCGATCCATCCTTCATCATAACGCATACGGGTGGTCTGGAAGATGGGCCGGAACTCTACAAGACTTTCCTCGAGAAGAAGGATGGCTGCGTGAAAGTCGTTCTCAAGCCTTAA
- a CDS encoding type II toxin-antitoxin system VapB family antitoxin has product MAAPQLSVRSSKARDLAHRLARRENRSIAEVVERALEAYETREAGREPASSFYARVNAQAATDIDLDFVIGESRQPHRGIEL; this is encoded by the coding sequence ATGGCCGCACCACAACTTTCTGTTCGCAGTTCCAAGGCGCGGGATCTCGCTCACCGGTTGGCGCGTCGCGAAAATCGTTCGATTGCCGAAGTGGTCGAACGCGCACTTGAAGCTTATGAGACGCGCGAGGCAGGGCGGGAGCCTGCGTCCAGTTTCTATGCGCGTGTGAATGCGCAAGCCGCCACGGATATCGATCTGGATTTTGTCATCGGTGAAAGCCGGCAGCCTCATCGAGGCATCGAACTTTGA
- a CDS encoding SDR family oxidoreductase, protein MLQDPTFKYAKPPFEKQKQPFPGLAGKMNPKPDHGETAYRGSGRLAGRKALITGGDSGMGRAAAIAYAREGADVAINYLPDEEPDAKEVIALIEKEGRKAVALPGDLREEAFCTKLVEDAAAALGGLDVLVSNAGRQQQAGALSDITSEAFDATMKTNVYAMFWLTKAALKHLKPGSNIIITTSEQAYDPSEDLVDYAMTKAAGMSFTKSMAKQLGPKGIRVNGVAPGPIWTPLQVAGGATMEKLEQFGGKTPMGRPGQPAELASIYVQLADPSASYATGQVYGSAGGSGQP, encoded by the coding sequence ATGTTGCAGGATCCGACGTTCAAGTATGCGAAGCCTCCGTTCGAAAAACAGAAGCAGCCGTTTCCGGGCCTGGCGGGCAAGATGAACCCGAAGCCCGACCATGGCGAAACCGCCTACAGGGGCTCGGGTCGTCTGGCCGGTCGCAAGGCCCTGATCACAGGCGGCGATTCAGGAATGGGCCGGGCGGCCGCGATCGCTTACGCCCGCGAGGGCGCCGATGTTGCGATCAATTACCTTCCCGACGAAGAACCCGATGCGAAAGAGGTCATCGCCCTGATCGAGAAGGAAGGACGCAAGGCCGTTGCACTGCCCGGCGATCTTCGTGAGGAGGCATTCTGTACGAAGCTTGTCGAAGATGCTGCGGCCGCGCTCGGCGGCCTCGACGTCCTCGTCAGCAATGCGGGACGACAGCAACAGGCCGGCGCGCTCTCCGACATAACGAGCGAAGCGTTCGATGCGACCATGAAGACCAACGTCTACGCCATGTTCTGGCTGACGAAGGCCGCGCTCAAGCATCTCAAGCCGGGATCGAACATCATCATCACGACGTCTGAGCAGGCCTATGATCCATCCGAGGATCTGGTCGACTACGCGATGACCAAGGCTGCCGGCATGAGCTTCACCAAGTCGATGGCAAAGCAGCTCGGCCCCAAGGGCATCCGCGTCAACGGCGTGGCGCCGGGGCCGATCTGGACGCCGCTGCAGGTTGCTGGCGGGGCGACAATGGAGAAGCTGGAACAGTTCGGCGGCAAGACGCCGATGGGCCGTCCGGGACAGCCGGCCGAACTGGCGTCGATCTATGTGCAGTTGGCAGATCCGTCGGCATCCTATGCGACGGGACAAGTCTACGGCTCGGCCGGCGGAAGTGGCCAGCCCTGA
- a CDS encoding plasmid stabilization protein, protein MASITIRNIDDRLKQRLRIRAATHGRSMEDEARDILKMALAQQETVPENLAATIRSRLQPLGGVELELPARKPIREAPDFSAS, encoded by the coding sequence ATGGCCAGTATAACCATTCGCAATATCGACGATCGATTGAAACAGAGGCTGCGCATCCGCGCTGCCACCCACGGCAGATCGATGGAAGACGAGGCTCGTGACATCCTGAAAATGGCGTTGGCTCAACAGGAGACAGTGCCAGAAAACCTCGCCGCGACTATCCGCTCTCGCCTGCAGCCGCTTGGCGGCGTGGAACTGGAACTTCCGGCGCGCAAACCGATCCGTGAGGCTCCGGATTTTTCGGCTTCATGA